GCCTGAGCCGCTTCAACAAAAGCATTATCTGGATGGGATGACCGTATGAATTCGCACAAATCTATAACACGGCATAAAGTATCACTGAGTCTATCAAGTTTCATAATATATGTTATCAGCTCCTCAAGAGACTTATCGCTCTTCATGTCATTAAGCAGTTCCTGGGCTTGAGATAACGAGTGATGGCTAAATTTCCTCAGTCCATCTGCAGATGTTAGAAACGGATTTCTGAACAATCCTGTTTGTAGCTTTGCTTCAATGCCAAAGTTCGAGAAGGGACTGTCATCTTCACTCACAGAAAAGTTGCGCTTGTTAATTTCATGCCAATAATCAACATCGTTAAATGCTCTTCGTAGATTACCAACGTTCAAATCCTCTGAGGCTTTCGCTGTGGAAAATTGGGTAGCTTCAGTAGCATATCTTTTGACACCTCTGATATTGGTAAAGGACAAGACCCTTGCTGTCAAATTCCGGTTCAAAAAGGTTGTCTTCAACATTGCCGATGAACTGCTGTGCCGATCTCTCTAGCTGGCATCCAGAACATATACACCAGAGGCGTCTTTCAGTTATGAAAGGTTTTCTGGTGAAGACTATCTGACGCTTGAACAAGCGAGATGGAACCAGCGTTAAAGAGTTAGTTGAAGAACATGATATGAACTTCATGACTAAGACTGTACAGATGTCTATACAATATTCCAGCGGCTCAGTATACTGCAGCAAACATATATGTACATATGGCGAACTCCCAGTGTCCATGTAGGATAGTTTTAGCGCGACCTTGTAGCTGCGCTTAAGAGCATCGAGGACGTTTATAGCCTTCGATTGAGTTGGAGATGAAAAATGCTTCAGCATAGGGCAAAAGACCCATTGGGCCTCTTTATCTCTCCTGTTTCCCTGTTTCCAACCTAAGGGTTTCTGCTTTATCGAGCTCATTTCTAGCTTCGTTGAGCAACTCTTGGAAATCGATCTCCTTTGCCATCGAGATGGAATCCTTGAGGAGCTTTTCAGCTTTAGCTAACACCCCTTGATGCAAATTCAACACACCCATCCCATAGGTTGACAAGGCAATGGCCTGCGAGACCGAGGGATCCAATTGGTCTTTCATGTTAAATCTCAGTTTATTATTCTTTTTGGCAAACTGGATCACACTGTCGTAGCATTGGGTCGCCATCTGCAAGCAGGTATCACGATTTCTATGAAGATGCCTCAACGCTTTGATCATCGGTTCATCCGACCGCAGCGACGGATCTTTATCGCGCTTGCCCTCCAGTTCGAAtatttcagcttcaaacTTTTCGCCTTGCAAGTAAAGCAAGGATCCCAAATTGGCTTGCGAAAGCAGAATTTGGCCCGGCGGCATATCTGCCATGACCATCCACTCAACAGTGGTCATTTTACAGCTTAAAGCAGCCGCAATGTCCTTTGATGATAAACAGAAGGCCGTGTACAGGTCTCGAGCGGTAAAAAACTCTTCTTTGAATGGCTCCCAAGCACTACTATCTTTTTGCAGGTCCAAGATCATGTAACCTTCATCATCcagcttcaagttttcCTCGTTTACAAAAGTCTTGAAATCGGAAGCATCCAATGCTTTGCCTTGGAAGATAATTTTGGCCTTCTCCTTCCTACGTTCAAAAAACTGCTTTAATTCCTGCGATCTGCTCAACACTTCTTCCTGAGCCATTAGCAAGTGTGCAAGAAGATTTCTCTTCCCAGTGCTAACGTCCTTATTGGTTTCGAGCGACTTGATCAAAATCCGTAAATCCCTCCTGATCAGTTCTGGCCGCTTATCCTCCGGTATCTTACCTTCGGTGTTCAACGCGTCAAAATAACGGTACAGTAGTTCTAGGTACACGCCGCTAGCTTCGTCAAGCATTCCCAATTTTTCATACATTTCGGCCACTTTAAGCTCGATGCCCGTATATTCATCGCTAATCGGATCGACTTTTAACTCCTGACATTTGTCCAATGCCTCGATATAAAACTTTAAAGCCTTTTGATAATCGAATTGCTCCTTATCAGACTCCGCCCAAAGTCCCTTTCTCAAGATTTGAGCCACTGGCTTCGGAAACGTGTGATGTGGCCAGTAAAAGTGCCAAACGCCGTAGCTAAACGCTGAAAATCCCAGCAACGACAACACTATCTTTTGGATACGATCGTTCCTTTGTGATATCTGCTGATACGTATAGATATTCCCGCCGTTTCTGGCATTTCTCATGGCAGCGCTGCAACGCAGACCTCTCGCTTGGATACCTCTCAGCCGTGTAAGAGAGCAATTCGATAATAGCAATTTCCGGGATACCCTAATCATTATAGATTGCTCCTGTCAACCAGCTAATCAGCTCTGCTTTCCCGACTAACTGTTTCTTATAGTAAGCAATCGTTAGAGTACTTTACTTTTGCTTAATTGCTTAGAACTTTTCACAACGACAAAGGGATAAAAAGGGCTCATCGCAACACATAAATCAAGGTATATGAGGCGGATTAGATTTTATTTTGTGTCCCAGAGATATCTTCAACTGGCTGACAACGAACTCAGCGATTCATAATGTGTGGCAGATACGCAATTGCTTACAGTAGCGAGGAGCTTCCCTCGCATTTCCAGAGCCAACATCTACCAGTGACTCCTCAATTGGCCAAGGGTGAGCACCACGATCGGTCTTACAACGTTGCACCTACTTCCGATGGAGCTGTTTACCGTGCTAAGGACCATGAATTGAGATATATGAAGTGGGGACTCATACCACATTGGACCAAGAGCGTGAAGGACTTCAAGACTTACAAGACGTTCAATGCGAGAGTCGAAAACCTTTTGGAAAGTAGGATGTGGGCCCAATGCTGCAAGAATAAGCGGTGTGTGATCCCATTGAATGGATACTACGAGTGGGTGACGAAagggaagaagaaaataccCTACTATGTTGTGAGGAGCGACGGCAAGCTGGCATTTGTTGCTGGTTTGTACGACTATTTGGAGAGCGAAGACCTGTGGACTTACGCGGTCATTACTGCGAAGGCTCCCAAAGAATTGACCTGGTTGCATACCCGAATGCCCGTTCTGCTTGAGCCTGGTTCAGAAGCATGGGAGACCTGGATGAACCCAGATAAGACAGATTGGACGCAGGAGGAGCTCGACGAGCTTTTGGCTGCCAATTATGACGACAAGATGCTGTCAGTGTACCAAGTGAGCGAGGAAGTTAACAAGGTGGGCAGTAGCTCAGAGTCTATGGTTAAGCCaattttcaaagaagacAGTGGCAAGTTCAATCTTGAGCGTTTCccagaggaagaagagcatGGCGGCGCAGCCGAGGGGGAGCCTGAAACCAAGCGTTTTAAGGCTGAGGCAAAAGAACCGGAGTCAGGCAAAGGTTTGTCAGGGAAAATAGGTGGAGGTTATGATGTTAAGAAGGAACGGAGAGGGCGGATGGTGGGCCCCGAtcaggaagaagatctcGAGATCCCGGAAACAGCGGTAGCGGGCGAGAATGCTGAGGAGATCGAGGAGGCCTTTGTGAgggatgaagaagacgtagatttggaagaagagtaCTTGAAACAGAgtgaagacgaagaagtaGAAGAGGGAGACCTAGAGAATGTTGCCggtgaggatgatgaagagtaTGTGGAAGGAGGAGATGACAACGAAGCTGGATCAGATTATGAAGTTGTGCAAGAAGGAGAGAAAGAGGAGGATAGGGCTGCTGGTGAGTCAATAGGTGAGAGAGTTAAGAATGAAGATACAGCGAGAGCGGAGGAGGGAAACCTTTCCAAAGCTGATGTTAGGAAAGAGCAGCGTTcgagaaagaacaaaaCTTCAGCTACCGCAAAGGGAGACACGGGCGAAAGCTCCTCAAAATGGGGTAGCATGACTGCATCTGAAGCTGGCAGAAAGGGTGGTACTAGAAGCTCTCGCCGCGGCAATACTAGAGGCgcacaagaagaagaggaaggagaagaagaagacacGTCTGGTCGCAGAGGACGCGGGAACTTTGGCAAGGGCGACACCGGTGAGCAGTCTTCAAGATGGGGTAGTATGActgcttctgaagctggaagaaaaggcgGTAGGAAGAGCTCTCGCAGCGGCAATACTGGCGgtgctgaaggagaagaaggggaagaagaggcatcTGGTCGTAAAGGATCCGGCAATTATGGGAAGGGCGACACCGGTGAGCATTCTGCAAGATGGGGTAGTATGActgcttctgaagctggaagaaaaggcgGTAGGAAGAGCTCTCGCAGCGGCAATACTGGCGgtgctgaaggagaagaaggggaagaagaggcatcTGGTCGTAAAGGATCCGGCAATTATGGGAAGGGCGACACCGGTGAGCATTCTGCAAGATGGGGTAGTATGActgcttctgaagctggCAAAAAAGGCGGTAGAAAGAGCTCTCGCAGCGGCAATACTGGTGGtgctggtgaagaagaagaaggagaaggagaagagacGTCTGGTCACAAAGGACGCGGCAACTTTGGCAAGGGCGACACCGGTGAGCATTCTGCAAGATGGGGCAGCATGActgcttctgaagctggCAAAAAAGGCGGTAGGACAAGGAAACAGCATACATGATTTAGGTGCTTTTATGAATAGGTTTATTTAAATAAATACTTGAAAGGTTTACCAGTTTTCATTGACCGAGGTTTTCCTGATGCAATCGCAGCACGTCACCACATAGGTATAAAGAGCCGCAGATCACTATTGGTGCTCTTATTTGCTGGCCCCTCATGATGCAAGACACAACATCATTCTGAACTTCAACTTTGGGCGTAtagttttctttgatgtgCAGCGAAAGCTCGGATGCGGCCATTGGACTGATCCAGGGCATACCATCCACACGACCATATTCAGTTACTATTACTCTATCGTGCGGGCGCAGCAGTGAGCCAAACAATGGCTGGAGGTCCTTGCCGCTGGTCACAGAAACGATGAAGGTTAGTGGCTGGTCACCAAACTGATTTCGCAAAAATTTGGCCAGCTCGATTGCAGCACTTCCATTATGGGCCCCATCCAATAGAACTGGGATAGTAGACTTTTGTATGGGATCATAACAAAAGTTAAGGTTCTGAAGCCTGCCGGGCCATTCGACATTCTGCAGCCTTTTAATGATGGCATCAATTGATATGTTGGCCATTTTGCGCTGCTGTATGCCATCTATGATAGCGAGGGCAACCCTGAGATTGCATATTTGATAATGTCCATTCAACGGCATCTTCTCAAACACTAAGCGCCCCCATGATTTCGTATCAATATGAGTTGTCCCACAATCAGGGTCCGTAATAGTAAGCTGACAGTCCATTTCTCTGCATTTATCTTCAACGGTCTGAATGACGGTCTGCTCGTTCGATCCGTCCACTATAGCGTATTTGACGCCTTTTGTAATGATGCCGGCCTTCTCTTGCGCGATCTTGACCAAAGAATTGCCAAGAAACGCCTCATGATCAAGACTTATCTTGGTAATTCCACAAGCAACCTTGCGATGCCCAGGAATAATATTAGTAGCATCTAAACGGCCGCCAAGTCCAACCTCGATGACACACCACTGACAATTAACATTGCGGAAGTATTGAAATGCTGTACAAGTAAGCAGTTCGAATTCTGTACAGTTCAATTGGTGCCTGTTGTTAATGGTCTCCAGATTATTCCTGATATTTCTATAGACACTCCATGAGATTGGCTTGCTGTTAATTGTTATCGAGTCCGTTACTTCAATCAGGTGCGGTGTAGTGAACTTACCTACTTGATTTGAGCTGTCCTGTAGAATAGACGACAGGTATGAGCACACCGATCCTTTACCATTGGTACCGGCAACATGCAACACAGTTAGCCTTTCATGGGGATTTCCCAGATAATTAAGTAGCTTGGAGACTCGGGATAAGCCCAGATTGATGTTCATCGAATTGTTTTTCTGAAGCATCTAGCTCGAAGATGGTATCTCATCACCTTAATTGAACGTTTTTATTGAAAGTTACTTTACCTTTAAAGATTGCCAAGCTCATCACTCCGTCAATCACGAACAATGCAGCCTGAATATGTCCAGAGTAGGCTGAACTCGCTGGCAGAAGTCGATAACAAAGTATGTGGCTTATTGAAGATAGCTTCACAGATTGTATTCACGTTTAGTGAGCTCAAGAAAGGTAACAGCGATCTCAAGCCGCAATTCGAGCAGCATGTAAAGGACTTTTACACTGATTTGGAAAGTGCCACCGCCCAGCTGAGACAGGAGATCAGGCTCCTTGACGAGAATGTGGGATCGAGGTTATTGCCCATCAATGTGAATAAGAAAGCTACCGGACAAGATGACGATAAAATGGCGGAACAAATAGCCATTCTTCGAGAGCTCTTGCATGAGAAGCAGTCATATAATTAGCTTCATTCTGTGATACTGCGTTGATGTACGAGCACACCAGCGAACCGGAACCCCAGCCAAGCCAATTAACTCCACATCGCGCTACGTCAGCGGCGAATAGCCTAACTGAAGAGGTGGAAGCGGTTTGGCCCAGCGTACCTGGGCTCTCGATAGACCGGCACGGTGTGTTAAACGTCGTGTCACTTACGGAAAGACTACAGACGATCGCAAGCATGCCACCAAGCTTGGAAGACTCGAACCAGCTCGAAGCAGATCCTACGCTGGATTTACTGCAACCTAAGTACTATGTAGACAACATACGCAACTCATGTCCTGGACGTCTTTGTATCCTTCTTTCTATCAAATCCATCTTGCCAGTGCATCATCACATCATCATAGTACACTTGCAACGTATCTAGTTTGCTGCCTAGAACGTTCGTCCATTCCATGGACAGATTGCCGTACTCCTCCGCATCTTCTACCGTTTCGACTTCTTGCAAGAATATATCGCTGCTTTCCTCCACGTTTACGTTATCTTCCAGCGCACATTTCCTTGCAAATTGCACCACTTCAATGTGCAGCAACGGATCGTCGATTCCCAGTGCTTCTATCGTCCATTGCGTGTACTTGACAAAATGATTATACGTATCTTCGATACCCGCGATGCAATCCTCAGATAACGTCAAATTGCtgttcaaagtcttggatATAATCTCCTTCTGCAACGGCTGGGTCAAGTAGAAGTTCAAAACATCCAGTAGCTCGAGACATTTCAAGCAGAATGATGCCAGCGGCACGTTCGCCGTCTTCAGGTCCGCATCCTCTGGGTGTATGATCCCAGAGCCGACTTCGAAGTTGGTTAAGGACTCATGGAGGAATCTCAACTTCTTCACAAACTTGATCAGCGTCATTCTCTCAAACCTCAGCGACCCAACTCGACGCATGTGTCCAATGAACTTGTTCAGGAAGTGAACATAGTTGGACATGTACCTGGTGAACATCCGGGAGATATCCTGCCTGCATAGAACGATAGCGGCGACAGGATCAGACAAGGGGATGACTGGAATGAATTCCATAGCGGATACTtatcaatttttcaccaatACCTGGATAACACCAGTAGTCGACATACAAAAGCTTCCTTAAGGCGAAGCATAAAGGAAAGATCATTGGACAGAACCAGTAGTAAGAGGCTCATTTTAAACTTGCTGGTAGGGCTAAACCCATCGTAACTGATCAAGTTGCGCTGAGGAAGGTTACTATAGGTTAGGGGTTCAGGGTACTCTCTCGCTATTCGCGCAACCTAAGGGTACCGAGGTATAAAAGGACAAGGTATAGCAACGTATATTAACCAGCAGTTGGAGGTTCCATATTCGAATGACACAAGGCAGAGCAATTCTGTTATAAGTGAGAGGATTTGGTACAATGACAGACGAGGTAACCATGGAAATGGAATATTCGAAGAACACTCCTATGGAGGAAATTGATTCTGAGATTCGGCTCTGCAATAGCTATTTCTATGACAAGCAGTTGCAGATATCCAAGGAACGTTCTCCAAGAAAGGCCGACCTAAAGCAAAGATCGATCcacttgaagaagctgtttcATGGCATAAGAGACAATACAGATGCGCTGATCGAGGCAATGTACTCAGATTTTCACCGATCAAAGCAAGAATCACTCACTCTGGAGATAATACAGGTGTTGAATTGCATCTTGAGCATCATTGAGAAACTACCAAAATGGATAGAGCCCAAAAAGGTGTCAGACTATTCTGCACCTTATCTCTTTGGGAAGATCGTTGTGGAGTCTATTGCTCGTGGTAGCGTGCTGGTGATTGGGCCTTTCAATTTCCCTCTTTTGTGCTCTTTGATTCCAACGGTTTATGCAATTGCGGGTGGTAACTCGGTGATTCTAAAACCAAGCGAAATGACCCCTGCGACTGCGATGTGCATTGAGAAATGTGTCAGAGATGCTGGTTTGCCAGATGGACTCTTGCAAATCGTCAAGGGTGCCAAGGCGGAAACCGAGAGACTTGTGCAATCAGGAAAATTCGatatgatcttcttcactgGCTCAAACCGGGTCGGATCGATCATAGCTCAGGAGGCCGCGAAGACAGTGACTCCTTGTGTTCTTGAACTAGGCGGCAAGTCGCCTGTCTTCATGACTAATAACTTACGTCGTAAGAACATCAAGACTGCGCTCAAGCgtatcttcttcagcactttTGGGAACTCAGGACAAATATGTGTCGCACCAGACTATGTTTTGGTACATGAATCCATCTATGATCAAGTTGTGGAGCAGGCTAAGGAGGTCCTCAAAGAGTTCTTTCCTGAGATCACCCCCGAAGCCGAGTACACTCATatgatcaacaagaaggcaTTTGATTCCGTTTCCTCGCGCATTGCCTCATCCAAAGGTGACAAATTCGTAGTCGGCAATCAATCTTCTGACGCAGAAAGCCTTATGATTCCGCCTACATTGGTATTTGACGTGGAATGGGATGACTCCCtgatggagaaagagaactTTGGACCGGTGCTGCCTTTCATTCGGTATTCCGATTTGGATCGAACACTTGACGACGTGATTCAGAAACAGGACACTCCTTTGGTTCAGTATATTTTTTCTCAGAAGGAGCAAGAAGTCCAACGGATTCTGACTAGATTAAGATCGGGCGGTTGCATTGTCGGTGATACACTGATCCACGTTGGCATAAACGATGCACCATTTGGTGGTATTGGTCGCTCTGGGTATGGTAACTCTGGAGGAATTTGGGGTTTCAACACATTCACTCATCAGAGAACGGTATTGAAGCAACCATACTGGATGGACGCTGCCTTGGCGATACGTTATCCTCCATTTACATCATGGAAATCGAAGGCCTTCAGGCTAGCAGTGGAGAAATCTCCATGGTTTGACCGCAACGGAAATGACCGGTTTGGTTGCTTTAAATGGTTCGCCCTAGGCCTAGCAATTTTGGTGTTCGCCATCGCCTTGAGCAAGTGCTAATGTAGAAGGACTTTGTAATGTGTTTTACTTGTTTATATCATTGAAAGGGTTTCATTTGTCGGTTACTAATAGTGTTAGCGGAATCTTAAATAAGCCAAAACCATGCTATCACTTATTATACAAGGTACTTAATCTTAGACACGCTGTTATCCGTCAAAGAACTCACCaatcatcgtcatcttcatcatctgtCTTTGCAGTCTCATCCTCGTCGCTCTCAACTCTCATCTTGTTGGCCCTAGCAGCAAGGGCGGAGGCCAAACCATCACTGAAATTTGCCGGTTGCGATGCAGTTGTATCAATTTGTGTATTTTGCATAGCATTCGCTGGTGTGGCTGAAGCTGTTGTGGCCGTGGAGTTGATGGCCTTCGGTGCTTGAATAGCATTTGAAGTGCCGTGAAACTCGGTCATATATGCCGTAGGAACCCATCCCTCCTTTGCGCCATCCAATGTTTTTCCAAGCGACCAGCCACTAGGTTCATGTCTCGTTATGTAAACAACATCTCCTTTTTTCAATGGCAGCTCTGAGGGAGCGCCAGATCCCGGAAAGTCATATGCCGCTTGGAACATCGGAACCTCTTGTTTTGCCGCAGGAGGTGGAGGAGGAGGCGGAGGTGGAACATGCTTTACCGCAGTAGCATTTACGCTTGCGATCTCGGCTTTGTGATTCtgttcttctgctttggGCGCCGCTGGTTTTTGATTAACAGTCGGCTTAGGAGCAACAGGTTTAGATTGTTTCATTACTCCATTGGGATGATAAGCGGCTTGGGCGGCAGTGGCTGCCAGTGAATTTCCTGTTGGTTGTTGCTTGGTAGCAGGAGGTGGAGGAGCTGGCTTCTTGGTCGTTCTTGGAACAGGCGCTGGCGCTTTACGCTGAGCAGTTGATGGTGCGGGCCTGTTGCCCATATTGGAGGGTTTTTTTGAAAATGACTTTACGGGTGTATTGTTCGTTCCTTTCCTGGGCTTTGCATGAGATTCTGAGCTCGCTGGATGCCCGCGTTGAACCAAAATCGTGCTAGACTTATAGAGATCGCCTCTCTTGGGGGCTGTATCGCTGACTTGACCTTTCACAGAGTGCAATTTTCTAGGTTTC
Above is a genomic segment from Torulaspora globosa chromosome 1, complete sequence containing:
- the RCI50 gene encoding Rci50p (ancestral locus Anc_2.433), which translates into the protein MIRVSRKLLLSNCSLTRLRGIQARGLRCSAAMRNARNGGNIYTYQQISQRNDRIQKIVLSLLGFSAFSYGVWHFYWPHHTFPKPVAQILRKGLWAESDKEQFDYQKALKFYIEALDKCQELKVDPISDEYTGIELKVAEMYEKLGMLDEASGVYLELLYRYFDALNTEGKIPEDKRPELIRRDLRILIKSLETNKDVSTGKRNLLAHLLMAQEEVLSRSQELKQFFERRKEKAKIIFQGKALDASDFKTFVNEENLKLDDEGYMILDLQKDSSAWEPFKEEFFTARDLYTAFCLSSKDIAAALSCKMTTVEWMVMADMPPGQILLSQANLGSLLYLQGEKFEAEIFELEGKRDKDPSLRSDEPMIKALRHLHRNRDTCLQMATQCYDSVIQFAKKNNKLRFNMKDQLDPSVSQAIALSTYGMGVLNLHQGVLAKAEKLLKDSISMAKEIDFQELLNEARNELDKAETLRLETGKQER
- a CDS encoding putative peptide hydrolase (ancestral locus Anc_2.434), producing the protein MCGRYAIAYSSEELPSHFQSQHLPVTPQLAKGEHHDRSYNVAPTSDGAVYRAKDHELRYMKWGLIPHWTKSVKDFKTYKTFNARVENLLESRMWAQCCKNKRCVIPLNGYYEWVTKGKKKIPYYVVRSDGKLAFVAGLYDYLESEDLWTYAVITAKAPKELTWLHTRMPVLLEPGSEAWETWMNPDKTDWTQEELDELLAANYDDKMLSVYQVSEEVNKVGSSSESMVKPIFKEDSGKFNLERFPEEEEHGGAAEGEPETKRFKAEAKEPESGKGLSGKIGGGYDVKKERRGRMVGPDQEEDLEIPETAVAGENAEEIEEAFVRDEEDVDLEEEYLKQSEDEEVEEGDLENVAGEDDEEYVEGGDDNEAGSDYEVVQEGEKEEDRAAGESIGERVKNEDTARAEEGNLSKADVRKEQRSRKNKTSATAKGDTGESSSKWGSMTASEAGRKGGTRSSRRGNTRGAQEEEEGEEEDTSGRRGRGNFGKGDTGEQSSRWGSMTASEAGRKGGRKSSRSGNTGGAEGEEGEEEASGRKGSGNYGKGDTGEHSARWGSMTASEAGRKGGRKSSRSGNTGGAEGEEGEEEASGRKGSGNYGKGDTGEHSARWGSMTASEAGKKGGRKSSRSGNTGGAGEEEEGEGEETSGHKGRGNFGKGDTGEHSARWGSMTASEAGKKGGRTRKQHT
- a CDS encoding folylpolyglutamate synthase/dihydrofolate synthase family protein (ancestral locus Anc_2.435), with amino-acid sequence MLQKNNSMNINLGLSRVSKLLNYLGNPHERLTVLHVAGTNGKGSVCSYLSSILQDSSNQVGKFTTPHLIEVTDSITINSKPISWSVYRNIRNNLETINNRHQLNCTEFELLTCTAFQYFRNVNCQWCVIEVGLGGRLDATNIIPGHRKVACGITKISLDHEAFLGNSLVKIAQEKAGIITKGVKYAIVDGSNEQTVIQTVEDKCREMDCQLTITDPDCGTTHIDTKSWGRLVFEKMPLNGHYQICNLRVALAIIDGIQQRKMANISIDAIIKRLQNVEWPGRLQNLNFCYDPIQKSTIPVLLDGAHNGSAAIELAKFLRNQFGDQPLTFIVSVTSGKDLQPLFGSLLRPHDRVIVTEYGRVDGMPWISPMAASELSLHIKENYTPKVEVQNDVVSCIMRGQQIRAPIVICGSLYLCGDVLRLHQENLGQ
- the MED11 gene encoding Med11p (ancestral locus Anc_2.436), coding for MQPEYVQSRLNSLAEVDNKVCGLLKIASQIVFTFSELKKGNSDLKPQFEQHVKDFYTDLESATAQLRQEIRLLDENVGSRLLPINVNKKATGQDDDKMAEQIAILRELLHEKQSYN
- the SHE2 gene encoding She2p (ancestral locus Anc_2.438), with product MEFIPVIPLSDPVAAIVLCRQDISRMFTRYMSNYVHFLNKFIGHMRRVGSLRFERMTLIKFVKKLRFLHESLTNFEVGSGIIHPEDADLKTANVPLASFCLKCLELLDVLNFYLTQPLQKEIISKTLNSNLTLSEDCIAGIEDTYNHFVKYTQWTIEALGIDDPLLHIEVVQFARKCALEDNVNVEESSDIFLQEVETVEDAEEYGNLSMEWTNVLGSKLDTLQVYYDDVMMHWQDGFDRKKDTKTSRT
- the HFD1 gene encoding hexadecenal dehydrogenase (ancestral locus Anc_2.439) — translated: MTDEVTMEMEYSKNTPMEEIDSEIRLCNSYFYDKQLQISKERSPRKADLKQRSIHLKKLFHGIRDNTDALIEAMYSDFHRSKQESLTLEIIQVLNCILSIIEKLPKWIEPKKVSDYSAPYLFGKIVVESIARGSVLVIGPFNFPLLCSLIPTVYAIAGGNSVILKPSEMTPATAMCIEKCVRDAGLPDGLLQIVKGAKAETERLVQSGKFDMIFFTGSNRVGSIIAQEAAKTVTPCVLELGGKSPVFMTNNLRRKNIKTALKRIFFSTFGNSGQICVAPDYVLVHESIYDQVVEQAKEVLKEFFPEITPEAEYTHMINKKAFDSVSSRIASSKGDKFVVGNQSSDAESLMIPPTLVFDVEWDDSLMEKENFGPVLPFIRYSDLDRTLDDVIQKQDTPLVQYIFSQKEQEVQRILTRLRSGGCIVGDTLIHVGINDAPFGGIGRSGYGNSGGIWGFNTFTHQRTVLKQPYWMDAALAIRYPPFTSWKSKAFRLAVEKSPWFDRNGNDRFGCFKWFALGLAILVFAIALSKC